CAAATGCCATCGACCAGATCAAACGACTCGACGCCTTTGGGGAGAATCTGACTGACGATGATCGCAATTTCAGCCTTGGCAGTCCGTTGATCGTCGCGAAGTTTGGCCAACCACCCGTCACTCCAATTCTTGGTCCGTTTGGACTCCCATAAGATCATTCCGCATTGCTGACCGAGAGGGCCCATGACTCGCTGTAGGGCATCGCCGCCGAATTCACCTTTAGGTACAGGCTCGATCGTGTCCCTCGGGAACTTCGCTCTGAGTAGGGCTTCTAGCTCTAGCTCCTGAACTTCACCCTGGAGCTGCTGTGAGCCCTGTTCTGCTTTGCGCTTGAGTTCTTCGATTTGGGTTTGCATGGAGGCGATGGTTTGCTCCTTCTCCATGACCTTGAGCTTGAGCCCTTCCTCAGCTTCCTTCTTGGCCTGTTCGCGAGTCGCCAACAATCCATCCTGCACCCGCTTTTCAACCGTGAGTTCCAGCTCGCGTTTGGCATCATCAAGTTCGCGCTTTTGTCGAATGAGATCAGCCTGTGCCTTCTGAGCCTCGGCGAGTTTCATATCGCGCTGAGTGAGGACTTCTTGGAGCTCGGCCAGTTCTCGTGCCTTTTGATCTATATCCGACTGAAGCGCGAGTTTGGCCTTCTTGGATTCCTCGCTGACGATCTTTGCGCGTTCCGCGACGAGTTTCTCGGCAACCTGATCGTCGATGGCCTGCTTGGCTTTCGCGACAGCTTCCTCCCGCTCGTGCAACGATTCTTCTTTCTTGGCTATGTCCCTGTCTTTCAGCGCCAGCCGCTTCTCATAGTCGCGACGGGTTGATTCGATCAAGGGAGCCGCCAGGGACTCTGTCAGCTTGATCTCAGTTTTGCAGTTTGGGCAGGTAATCGTTGGTTCTGTCATGAAGTCCTACTCCGGCTAGTAAATTTGATGGCCAATGTCCTATCCCTCTGGTGAGTAGAAATCAAGACTACACAAAGGAGGAGGCTCAAGGGGAGGTCGCCACGATAAATTTTCACTTAGGTCGGTGAGGTGCGACGCTGCCGAGGGCGCTAACAATTCATCCCGTTCAGCCGGTGGGGCTGCGAATACGTCCTGCTTGAGGCCGCCGGTAGGACTTCTTCGGTCCGCTCCACCGGAATGACGGCGAGCTTGTCGCGTCCGTCCATCGGCAGATTATCGGATTAGGCTGCTGCCTTTTTGACCCGGACTTCTGCCCGATGACCGGTTGCGGCCAGGACCCAAATCAGCACATCGGTCGAGACCCCGTCGGTATTTCCGTTCGCAATCGCCGTCACCCGCGTTCCTGAAGTGTCTGCGGGGGGTTTTGCTTCAGTGGCCTTCTGGCCTCTCTTGGCGTGGTATGCGAGGGGTTGGAGTCTACACGGTGGCGGCGTCATGCAATCCAACATGGCTGTAGGCTCGCGCGACTTATGCCGCCACTCCGGAGTTACGAGTTAAGACCCGTGCGATGTCACGGGGGGTTGCGCCGAGCGCCACCAA
The Candidatus Nitrospira nitrosa DNA segment above includes these coding regions:
- a CDS encoding DUF2130 domain-containing protein, encoding MTEPTITCPNCKTEIKLTESLAAPLIESTRRDYEKRLALKDRDIAKKEESLHEREEAVAKAKQAIDDQVAEKLVAERAKIVSEESKKAKLALQSDIDQKARELAELQEVLTQRDMKLAEAQKAQADLIRQKRELDDAKRELELTVEKRVQDGLLATREQAKKEAEEGLKLKVMEKEQTIASMQTQIEELKRKAEQGSQQLQGEVQELELEALLRAKFPRDTIEPVPKGEFGGDALQRVMGPLGQQCGMILWESKRTKNWSDGWLAKLRDDQRTAKAEIAIIVSQILPKGVESFDLVDGIWVTNTKSVFSLAVALRHSLIEVASARQALNGQQTKTEMVYQYLTGPRFRHRVEAIVEAFSSMQEDLDREKKAITKQWAKREEQIERVMQSTVGMYGDLQAIAGKSLQEIEGLELASLEAKSPIQQLLPE